In Ostrea edulis chromosome 4, xbOstEdul1.1, whole genome shotgun sequence, a single window of DNA contains:
- the LOC125668351 gene encoding nudC domain-containing protein 3-like, whose product MSKNLEAYDSALLGIIQHEGEILKFLDVVLGFLYRRTDFYRVMKSRDDKLGFPPGVAAKMLLNMFKKYDDLTRKDDEEREKIMQKKQHQEYAVPPPAKIVEISLETNTTLSTTESPKRQCNVNGNPTPVETNEESKPQQMSATSTRDKEPDPNNPPPSKRQDDEDDPELAAKQKVFQANPESYNGAVRDNYSWSQSITDVDIRIQIPNYIVKGRDVKVDIEKKRVKVSHKTDSGSWTEIVNGDLPWEINKEESMWTLVPKEHVHINLEKREERWWEAVLTTEEKISVRKIDASRPMTDLDDEAQAKIEEMMYNEQQKRMGKPTSQEQKVQHILRDAWNAEGSPFKGQPFDPTKINMDQGGVVTINNQEEPMKL is encoded by the exons ATGTCGAAAAATCTGGAAGCGTATGATTCTGCATTGCTTGGTATCATTCAGCATGAAGGAGAGATTTTAAAGTTTCTTGATGTAGTCTTAGGATTTCTGTATCGAag GACTGACTTTTACAGAGTTATGAAGTCTAGAGACGACAAATTAGGATTTCCACCTGGAGTGGCTGCCAAAATGTTGCTTAAT ATGTTCAAAAAATATGATGACCTTACAAGAAAAGATGATGAGGAAAGAGAAAAGATCATGCAAAAGAAGCAACATCAAG AGTATGCTGTCCCACCACCTGCAAAGATTGTAGAAATCAGCTTAGAGACTAACACTACACTCTCCACTACTGAATCTCCAAAGCGACAGTGTAATGTTAATGGAAATCCCACTCCTGTTGAAACAAATGAGGAATCAAAACCACAACAAATGTCTGCAACCTCCACCAGGGACAAAGAGCCAGACCCAAACAACCCACCACCATCAAAGAGACAAGATGATGAGGACGACCCAGAACTTGCCGC CAAGCAGAAAGTGTTCCAAGCTAACCCAGAGAGTTACAATGGAGCTGTCCGAGACAACTACTCCTGGTCACAGTCAATCACAGATGTTGATATCAGAATTCAG ATACCAAATTATATTGTGAAAGGAAGGGATGTGAAAGTAGATATAGAAAAGAAACGTGTGAAAGTGTCACATAAGACAGATAGTGGTTCTTGGACAGAGATTGTCAATGGTGATCTCCCCTGGGAAATTAACAAAGAAGAATCTATGTGGACTTTGGTACCGAAGGAACATGTTCAT ATTAATCTGGAAAAGAGAGAGGAAAGATGGTGGGAGGCGGTTCTAACAACGGAGGAAAAGATCAGCGTTCGTAAAATAGATGCTAGTCGACCAATGACAGATCTGGATGATGAAGCACAGGCCAAAATAGAGGAGATGATGTacaatgaacaacaaaagaGGATGGGGAAACCAACCTCACAAGAGCAG AAAGTCCAACACATCCTTAGAGACGCCTGGAATGCAGAGGGGTCACCTTTTAAAGGGCAGCCATTTGATCCCACCAAGATTAACATGGACCAAGGAGGTGTTGTTACTATAAACAACCAGGAAGAACCAATGAAACTGTGA